A genomic segment from Brucella pseudogrignonensis encodes:
- a CDS encoding energy transducer TonB, which translates to MNGNSDNHDLRGGVSELALWAGACFVVLSVHVAAAMWLMREPEMAMADDTPPAAIMIELAETPEAMTTEENEISPDQETADASAPAEKVEKPVEEPEVQEEESAQEEPTPVEPEEVHPEEELAQLENVEVPLPIAKPTPPEPKKEIEKKPVVKKEVVKKEDTKKTPVKQRQQEQASSKQAVKAQAQVAQTNRNAARQSASGLFASSMTPARWQSRLMAHLERRKKYPSAAKSRGEEGVVYVRFRIDDSGKVLSASLARSSGWPELDSEVLSLVQRASPVPAPPPDANKTITAPVKFSRR; encoded by the coding sequence ATGAACGGTAATAGCGACAACCACGATCTGCGTGGCGGCGTGAGTGAGTTAGCACTTTGGGCGGGGGCATGTTTTGTTGTGCTATCGGTTCACGTTGCAGCTGCAATGTGGCTGATGCGTGAACCGGAAATGGCGATGGCGGATGATACGCCTCCGGCAGCAATCATGATCGAACTGGCTGAGACACCGGAAGCAATGACGACGGAGGAAAACGAGATTTCCCCCGATCAGGAAACAGCTGATGCCAGTGCACCTGCGGAGAAAGTCGAAAAACCCGTAGAAGAGCCTGAAGTTCAAGAAGAAGAAAGTGCTCAGGAAGAACCGACTCCGGTTGAACCGGAAGAAGTGCATCCAGAAGAAGAACTTGCACAACTCGAAAATGTTGAAGTCCCTCTTCCGATAGCGAAGCCTACTCCTCCGGAACCCAAAAAAGAGATTGAGAAAAAGCCGGTTGTTAAAAAAGAAGTTGTAAAGAAAGAGGATACTAAGAAGACGCCCGTTAAACAACGCCAGCAGGAGCAAGCGTCGTCCAAGCAGGCGGTCAAGGCCCAAGCTCAGGTGGCGCAGACAAACCGGAATGCCGCACGCCAATCGGCGTCTGGCCTATTCGCATCTTCAATGACACCGGCCCGCTGGCAGTCACGTCTTATGGCGCATCTTGAGCGTCGTAAAAAATACCCTTCTGCTGCGAAATCACGCGGGGAAGAAGGCGTTGTTTATGTTCGCTTCCGCATCGATGATAGCGGCAAGGTTCTGTCTGCTTCGCTCGCAAGATCTTCGGGATGGCCGGAGCTCGACAGTGAAGTGTTGTCATTGGTTCAGCGTGCTTCGCCTGTCCCAGCACCTCCGCCGGATGCTAACAAGACGATTACGGCACCTGTTAAATTTTCCCGGCGCTAA
- a CDS encoding TonB-dependent receptor domain-containing protein, with protein sequence MPELVKKTPGVSMLGGVRTEGQSIAVRGFSRQTDVRILLDGAPKNFEKYDQGTIFVEPELLKRVEIEKGATTVRYGNGGFGGTIRLESKDAADMLRVGENWGAWGKTAYQTANKQFLETGAVYGRSNLGTGIDFDGIASLTWRKGDNMRVGGGEVYSYSNSELTSFSGKLSGEAAGHKLTASVLYGESANWGPLAAIRGEFEPSVYQIQRYGYRGAVQRMLAWRELKDFTSVVEHTYDGDSDLVNTRIMASYSSTDMHAERFPGVEGSASLGGTENDAKYSDFHIEAENTSNFQLGGIDHSLNYGVQFNHHVRDVTMFYKGYENQAQYNYGYFAPWIMPAGKQDVTSFFIRDKIGLTDKLIVTPGIRYDYIRSEGEPNAAPRYNDPSAGHDYSAVTHHGFTPAVSASYQITPATRLFVDWAYAMRAPNIDEIYSVQSADTKTSRSSRGLSVERNNTVNIGADTSLNSIFTDGDMLMVRGSFFNNKVTNPVGRRVGSKNNAGLDYREASFYWNMPSYYSRGFELEAHYENSFLFADASLTYMIGRRHGTLNNIHGPDSYINDIMPTTAITTLGYKLPDYDINFGWTGTFVDHQNRTGYVKDDLSFKRPNAPGYAVHDLFFNWAPTKGVMKDSELRLGLDNIFDKEYEPYLSDGITAMPGRNFKVSFSRKF encoded by the coding sequence ATTCCTGAACTCGTGAAAAAGACACCCGGCGTTTCCATGCTTGGCGGCGTGCGTACCGAAGGTCAATCAATTGCGGTCCGCGGCTTTTCACGTCAGACCGACGTGCGCATTCTGCTCGACGGCGCACCAAAGAATTTCGAAAAATACGATCAGGGCACAATCTTTGTAGAGCCAGAATTGCTCAAGCGCGTCGAAATCGAAAAAGGTGCAACCACTGTTCGTTATGGCAATGGTGGCTTCGGCGGCACGATCAGGCTTGAGAGCAAGGATGCAGCAGATATGCTGCGGGTGGGCGAAAATTGGGGTGCATGGGGCAAGACCGCATACCAAACAGCAAACAAGCAGTTCCTGGAAACTGGCGCAGTCTATGGCCGCTCCAATCTCGGCACGGGTATTGATTTCGACGGTATTGCCAGCCTGACATGGCGCAAAGGCGACAACATGCGTGTTGGCGGCGGCGAGGTCTATAGTTACTCCAATTCCGAGCTGACTTCCTTTTCCGGCAAACTATCTGGAGAAGCGGCAGGGCATAAACTAACTGCGTCTGTACTTTACGGCGAAAGTGCCAACTGGGGACCCCTCGCCGCTATTCGCGGAGAGTTTGAGCCGAGTGTTTATCAAATCCAACGATATGGGTATCGGGGTGCCGTGCAAAGAATGCTTGCATGGCGAGAGCTGAAAGATTTCACATCGGTTGTCGAGCACACCTATGATGGTGACAGCGATCTGGTGAACACGCGGATCATGGCGAGCTATTCATCCACCGATATGCATGCAGAACGCTTTCCCGGTGTGGAAGGTTCGGCATCCCTTGGCGGGACGGAAAACGACGCAAAATATTCTGATTTTCATATCGAAGCAGAAAATACTTCAAATTTTCAGCTTGGCGGCATCGATCACAGCCTGAACTACGGTGTGCAGTTCAATCATCACGTTCGTGATGTGACAATGTTCTACAAGGGTTATGAAAATCAGGCTCAGTATAATTACGGCTATTTCGCGCCGTGGATAATGCCTGCCGGAAAACAGGACGTGACATCATTCTTTATCCGAGACAAGATCGGACTAACTGACAAACTGATCGTCACCCCGGGCATTCGCTATGATTATATTCGTTCAGAAGGCGAGCCTAATGCCGCGCCTCGTTATAATGATCCATCCGCAGGTCACGATTACTCCGCGGTAACGCATCACGGTTTCACACCGGCGGTCAGCGCGTCATACCAGATTACACCCGCAACACGCCTGTTTGTTGACTGGGCCTATGCAATGCGCGCGCCCAACATCGATGAAATCTATTCGGTGCAGAGTGCGGACACGAAAACATCCAGATCAAGTCGCGGTCTTTCGGTCGAACGCAATAACACGGTCAACATCGGCGCTGATACATCGCTCAACAGCATCTTTACAGATGGCGATATGTTGATGGTTCGCGGCTCTTTCTTCAACAACAAGGTTACAAACCCCGTCGGAAGACGCGTCGGTAGTAAAAATAATGCCGGACTAGATTACAGAGAGGCTTCCTTCTACTGGAACATGCCTTCCTACTATTCGCGCGGTTTTGAATTGGAAGCGCATTATGAAAACAGCTTCTTATTTGCAGACGCAAGTCTCACCTATATGATCGGCAGGCGTCATGGGACGCTTAATAATATCCATGGTCCCGATAGCTATATCAACGACATCATGCCAACCACTGCCATAACCACGCTTGGCTACAAACTTCCTGATTATGACATCAACTTTGGCTGGACCGGCACTTTTGTCGATCATCAGAACAGAACTGGTTACGTCAAAGATGATCTGAGTTTCAAACGACCAAATGCACCCGGCTATGCCGTCCATGACCTGTTCTTCAATTGGGCACCTACAAAAGGCGTCATGAAGGATTCTGAACTGCGGCTTGGTCTTGATAATATATTCGACAAAGAATACGAGCCTTATCTCAGCGACGGCATCACAGCTATGCCGGGCCGTAATTTCAAGGTTTCGTTTAGCCGGAAATTCTGA
- a CDS encoding STN domain-containing protein → MKIPSSRILNVCARPLFASLLMSGTVLSAFIATPATAQAAPQAVAVNIPAGGLANSLNRLAVQTGLQIAFDASVTSGLSTSGVKGIMTPAQALATLLRNTDIDYRFTGDRTVRLERETGANNTAAPVNNGFLQLDTITVRNITGVDFAELDPRVSQITSEQLQ, encoded by the coding sequence ATGAAAATCCCCTCTTCGCGCATTCTCAACGTCTGCGCACGTCCATTGTTTGCATCGCTGCTTATGAGCGGCACCGTATTGAGCGCGTTCATTGCCACGCCTGCTACGGCGCAGGCGGCACCACAGGCAGTCGCGGTCAACATTCCGGCAGGAGGGCTTGCAAACAGCCTCAACCGTCTTGCAGTGCAAACGGGTCTTCAGATCGCTTTTGATGCGTCTGTCACCAGCGGTTTAAGCACATCCGGCGTCAAGGGAATCATGACACCTGCGCAGGCGCTTGCGACGCTGCTGCGTAACACAGATATTGACTATCGTTTCACCGGCGACCGCACGGTACGCCTTGAGCGCGAAACGGGTGCAAACAATACCGCTGCGCCTGTCAATAACGGTTTCTTGCAACTCGACACCATCACCGTCAGAAATATTACTGGTGTTGATTTTGCCGAGCTTGATCCGCGTGTGTCGCAGATCACCTCTGAACAATTGCAGTAG
- a CDS encoding FecR family protein: MNPASKKTNEAERQVQEQAIDWLLQLQAAPDDETLIEACALWRASDTRHERAFAKAARVFSDSRFLLLNDTDFAKNAARKPNYPIAAALSSMLFFAALTGGFIAFDGPMRLRADAISTSSEMPVIKLSDGSTVQLNAGSAVAFDITNDGRQVQLLRGEAYFIVAPDPQRPFRVKAANGEVTALGTQFDVKLKDSGADVVVTEHAVQVQTSASSSAFNPLDTLRLDEGQSVSYDSRNGIGQVAMIDPELAASWRSGRLVFEDQPLEHVIEDIARHLPVKVMITSSNLAERRITGSFDLTAPSTALDDFIKAFDLKAIRVGSLLTVLHN; encoded by the coding sequence ATGAACCCAGCATCAAAAAAAACGAACGAGGCTGAGCGACAGGTTCAGGAACAGGCAATCGACTGGCTGCTTCAATTGCAAGCCGCCCCCGATGATGAAACGCTTATCGAAGCTTGTGCACTATGGCGCGCAAGTGATACCCGACATGAACGCGCATTTGCTAAAGCCGCCCGCGTGTTCAGTGATAGTCGTTTTCTACTGTTAAACGATACAGATTTTGCAAAAAATGCTGCACGAAAGCCGAATTATCCGATTGCTGCTGCTTTAAGCTCGATGCTTTTCTTCGCTGCCCTTACCGGTGGTTTCATTGCATTTGATGGCCCGATGCGCCTGCGGGCGGATGCTATTTCGACAAGTAGCGAAATGCCCGTCATTAAATTAAGCGATGGTTCCACCGTTCAATTGAATGCCGGATCGGCAGTCGCTTTTGATATTACGAATGATGGACGTCAAGTACAGCTATTGCGCGGCGAAGCCTATTTCATTGTCGCACCAGATCCGCAGCGCCCTTTCAGGGTTAAAGCTGCAAATGGCGAAGTGACAGCCCTTGGAACTCAATTCGATGTAAAGTTAAAAGATAGTGGTGCAGATGTGGTTGTGACCGAACATGCGGTTCAGGTTCAGACAAGCGCGTCTTCATCAGCCTTCAACCCACTCGATACGTTACGGCTGGATGAAGGACAGAGCGTTTCATACGACAGCCGCAATGGCATTGGTCAGGTCGCGATGATCGATCCGGAACTCGCTGCATCCTGGAGAAGCGGTCGTCTCGTTTTTGAGGACCAGCCGCTTGAGCATGTCATCGAAGATATTGCGCGCCACCTTCCCGTTAAGGTGATGATCACAAGCAGCAACCTTGCCGAACGCCGGATAACAGGCTCATTTGATCTGACGGCCCCTTCAACCGCACTTGATGATTTTATCAAAGCTTTTGATCTCAAAGCAATACGTGTGGGATCACTCCTGACGGTACTGCATAATTAA
- a CDS encoding RNA polymerase sigma factor produces MPSLNRSDKHNLPSAFPLQEIADIDAAITDYYDELCRAVRRRGHASSNANEVVHDLYVRLKDRGTDLQGKSSLRAFLTRAAINLGLDRFRRERFEAELFSGTEEEAANIASKVTDPDLALDMPRRLARLRDAIMELPLKQRRVFIAHRIGNLPPDEIAMRFGITRNMVDRHLRKALMHCLIRLDELDQA; encoded by the coding sequence GTGCCCTCCTTGAACCGATCCGACAAACACAATCTGCCTTCGGCTTTTCCTCTGCAAGAAATTGCAGATATCGATGCCGCTATTACAGATTATTACGACGAACTGTGCCGCGCAGTCCGTCGGCGTGGGCACGCCTCCTCCAATGCGAATGAAGTCGTCCACGATCTTTATGTGCGCCTGAAGGATCGCGGAACCGATCTTCAAGGCAAATCGTCGTTACGCGCCTTTCTTACACGTGCTGCGATCAATCTGGGTCTCGACCGCTTTCGCCGCGAACGCTTTGAAGCCGAACTCTTTTCCGGCACAGAGGAAGAAGCCGCAAACATTGCAAGCAAGGTTACAGATCCTGATCTGGCACTGGATATGCCACGCCGCCTCGCTCGTCTGCGCGATGCGATCATGGAACTGCCATTGAAACAGCGCCGCGTTTTCATCGCCCATCGCATTGGCAACCTACCCCCGGATGAAATAGCAATGCGCTTTGGAATCACGCGGAATATGGTGGACAGACACCTGCGAAAAGCGCTTATGCATTGCCTCATTCGACTGGACGAACTGGACCAGGCATAA
- a CDS encoding phosphatidate cytidylyltransferase → MSETTQLFLGLMGVLVTASAVAGVLSWRAPKPLSSTLVNLNARIKAWWIMVGAMCIAFLFGKGGVIVLFALISFASLREYATLTQTRRADHRVLLGMFLLVIPVQYYLIWIDWYGLYSIFIPVYCFLAMPVLTALSGDTSRFLERISEQQWGIMLSVYCISHVPALMTLDIPGYEGKKLLLIAFLVATVQGSDVLQYVFGKLFGKHRIAPNISPSKTWEGFVGGVASASLLGAGLAWLTPFSPLQAGALAATACVMGFFGGLVASAIKRDRGVKDWGHMIEGHGGMLDRADSLVFSAPVFFHIVRYFWA, encoded by the coding sequence ATGAGCGAAACGACCCAACTCTTCCTTGGCCTCATGGGCGTTCTGGTCACAGCCAGTGCCGTTGCCGGTGTGTTGTCATGGCGTGCGCCAAAACCGCTTTCATCCACCCTGGTCAACCTCAATGCCCGCATCAAGGCATGGTGGATCATGGTCGGCGCCATGTGTATCGCCTTTCTCTTCGGAAAAGGCGGCGTGATCGTGCTGTTTGCGCTCATTTCATTTGCGTCATTGCGCGAATATGCGACGCTTACACAAACCCGTCGCGCTGACCATCGCGTGCTGCTTGGCATGTTCCTGCTGGTCATTCCAGTGCAATACTATCTAATCTGGATCGACTGGTACGGCCTCTATTCCATCTTCATTCCGGTCTATTGCTTCCTCGCCATGCCTGTGCTGACGGCCCTTTCCGGCGATACGTCGCGCTTTCTCGAACGCATCAGCGAACAGCAATGGGGTATCATGCTCTCGGTCTATTGCATCAGCCATGTGCCTGCGCTGATGACTCTGGATATTCCAGGCTATGAGGGCAAGAAATTGCTGTTGATCGCATTTCTGGTGGCAACCGTACAGGGCAGCGACGTGCTGCAATATGTTTTCGGAAAATTGTTCGGCAAGCATCGCATTGCACCCAATATTTCGCCGTCCAAAACCTGGGAAGGCTTTGTCGGAGGAGTCGCGAGCGCATCACTTCTGGGGGCTGGACTTGCCTGGCTCACACCGTTTTCGCCATTGCAAGCTGGTGCGCTGGCCGCGACCGCTTGCGTCATGGGCTTTTTCGGCGGGCTTGTGGCATCTGCCATCAAGCGTGATCGCGGGGTCAAAGACTGGGGACACATGATCGAAGGACATGGCGGTATGCTCGACCGCGCAGACAGTCTTGTCTTCTCAGCCCCTGTGTTCTTCCACATTGTGCGGTATTTCTGGGCGTAA
- a CDS encoding lysophospholipid acyltransferase family protein has product MRELIRQQVQSIFGSFLAILSRGITGVRPIWSGTGPSRNQRIYFANHTSHGDFILLSSCLNQEERARTRAVAGADYWRGNAVRQFMAEVLLRTVLVERNWVERTQDPMEVMLKALADGHSLIIFPEGTRNMTDEALLRFRSGIYNLALARPDVELVPCWIENMSRVLPKGAMLPVPLLCRVIFGAPVQLHEGEDRKEFLTRARQSLLDIQPQNGNHP; this is encoded by the coding sequence ATGCGGGAGCTGATCCGCCAGCAGGTGCAATCGATTTTCGGCTCGTTTCTGGCGATCCTGTCGCGCGGGATTACCGGCGTTCGGCCCATCTGGAGCGGCACCGGACCCTCGCGCAATCAGCGCATCTATTTCGCCAACCACACCAGCCATGGTGATTTCATTCTGCTTTCCTCCTGCCTCAATCAGGAAGAACGTGCGCGCACCCGCGCCGTCGCTGGTGCTGATTACTGGCGAGGCAATGCCGTGCGCCAGTTCATGGCTGAAGTGCTGTTGCGCACTGTGCTTGTGGAACGCAACTGGGTGGAACGCACACAAGATCCCATGGAGGTGATGCTGAAAGCGCTGGCCGATGGTCATTCGCTCATCATCTTTCCCGAAGGCACACGCAACATGACCGATGAGGCGCTGCTGCGTTTCCGGTCCGGCATTTACAATCTTGCGCTGGCACGACCAGATGTTGAACTGGTGCCGTGTTGGATTGAAAACATGTCACGCGTCTTGCCAAAGGGCGCAATGCTGCCCGTGCCACTGCTTTGCCGTGTGATTTTCGGTGCGCCGGTTCAGCTCCATGAGGGAGAGGATCGCAAGGAATTTCTCACACGCGCGCGCCAGAGCCTTCTCGATATTCAGCCTCAGAATGGTAATCACCCATGA
- a CDS encoding phosphatase PAP2/dual specificity phosphatase family protein — MITRPADHGGLPRRAVIRRAIAWLLFLGPFFYLTYGTANWLASLHDDVPNLAFNWEGHVPFIAWSIIPYWSVNMFYAIALFVNDSPEQVDRLAKRYLTAQIIAVLCFVAFPLTATFVKPATSGLPGFMFDVLGGFDKPFNQAPSLHIALLIIIWDQMRRVMGDVMRVVWHVWCLLIGLSVLTTYQHHAVDIPAGALLGLFALWLFPRNTPSPLAEFHITSDLKSRRIGLYYLAGATVFLALGVHGLSITGYAIFWFWPATALAIVALGYFGAGAGIFEKQTDGAVSLASRLLLWPYRFFARLNVRFWTRRIPAHVELGDNVFLGRFPKARELQFFSTVIDLASEMVPPAHSIDWKSYGTIDLIKPPAEKLRLASDAVEVARHHGPVLICCALGFQRSATVAAHWLIKTGRVNNQREAEALIRAKGWPVHLHTSEVHE; from the coding sequence GTGATAACAAGACCGGCAGACCATGGTGGTTTACCACGGCGGGCTGTGATCCGCCGCGCAATCGCTTGGCTTCTGTTTCTTGGACCGTTTTTCTATCTGACCTATGGCACGGCCAACTGGCTTGCATCTCTCCATGATGACGTGCCAAACCTCGCTTTCAACTGGGAAGGCCATGTTCCCTTTATCGCGTGGAGCATCATTCCCTATTGGTCTGTCAATATGTTTTACGCGATAGCACTTTTCGTCAATGACAGCCCGGAACAGGTAGACAGGCTGGCAAAGCGTTATCTCACCGCGCAGATTATCGCTGTCCTATGCTTTGTAGCCTTTCCGCTGACAGCCACATTCGTCAAACCTGCGACCTCCGGCCTGCCGGGTTTCATGTTCGATGTGCTGGGCGGGTTCGACAAACCATTCAATCAGGCGCCTTCGCTGCATATCGCGCTTTTGATCATTATCTGGGATCAGATGCGTCGCGTGATGGGCGATGTAATGCGTGTGGTCTGGCATGTCTGGTGTCTGCTGATCGGATTGTCGGTGCTAACCACCTATCAGCATCATGCGGTTGATATTCCGGCAGGGGCTTTGCTCGGGCTGTTCGCGCTATGGCTTTTCCCACGCAACACGCCATCGCCTTTGGCAGAGTTTCACATCACATCCGACCTGAAATCGCGGCGGATCGGTCTTTATTATCTTGCGGGGGCAACAGTTTTTCTTGCGCTGGGTGTCCATGGTCTGAGCATCACCGGCTACGCGATTTTCTGGTTCTGGCCCGCAACCGCGCTTGCAATCGTGGCGCTCGGTTATTTCGGTGCGGGTGCCGGTATTTTCGAAAAACAGACAGACGGTGCGGTCAGTCTTGCGAGCCGCTTGTTGCTCTGGCCTTACCGCTTCTTTGCCCGACTGAATGTCCGCTTCTGGACGCGCAGGATTCCAGCCCATGTCGAGCTTGGCGACAATGTTTTCCTCGGACGTTTCCCAAAGGCTAGAGAACTGCAGTTTTTCTCGACCGTCATTGATCTTGCATCCGAAATGGTGCCACCCGCGCACTCTATCGACTGGAAAAGCTACGGCACGATTGATCTCATCAAGCCTCCCGCAGAAAAGCTACGGCTCGCATCAGATGCGGTCGAAGTCGCACGCCATCACGGTCCGGTGCTCATCTGTTGCGCGCTGGGCTTTCAGCGCAGCGCCACGGTTGCAGCCCACTGGCTTATCAAAACGGGACGTGTGAACAATCAACGCGAAGCCGAAGCGCTGATCCGCGCAAAAGGCTGGCCGGTGCATCTGCACACAAGTGAGGTGCATGAATGA
- a CDS encoding bifunctional alpha/beta hydrolase/class I SAM-dependent methyltransferase has translation MNQPTKLPGHETASHRAAQESHFVTHDGTSLFYRFWPARSEKPKGVIVLLHRGHEHSGRVSHLVDELGLDDYAFYAWDARGHGNSPGVRGFSPSFGASIRDLDSFVAHIRNETGVRNEDVALIAQSVGAVLASAWVHDYAPNIRALVMASPAFDIKLYVPFAKEGIALWQKLKGTFFVNSYVKPQFLTHDRERIESYRTDPLITRPIASHILLQLYEAAKRVVDDARAITVPTQLLISGSDFVVRPTPQHRFFENLGSRIKERHVLKGFYHDTLGERDRKPALALIHDFIEARFAEAPQRADLTEAHIAGHTRDEADRLSSPLPLLSPRGLYWTSTRASIGFGSLLSEGLKVGRRTGFDSGSTLDYVYENEARGLGPGGKLIDKQFLEAIGWRGIRQRKVHLEELIRHAIRRLESEGRSTNIVDIACGHGRYVIDAVVRAGELPNSIHLRDYSPINVLAGRKLIKDRGLEAIAHMEEGDAFDEESLASITPQPDLAIVSGLYELFPDNALINRSLSGLARVQQPGSLLIYTNQPWHPQLEMIARALTSHRGGQAWVMRRRTQGEMDQLVEKAGYRKIEQRTDQWGIFTVSIAERIGDDAA, from the coding sequence ATGAACCAGCCTACGAAATTACCGGGGCATGAAACGGCGTCACATCGTGCAGCGCAAGAATCCCATTTCGTCACCCATGACGGCACTTCGCTGTTCTATCGTTTCTGGCCTGCCCGCTCTGAAAAACCGAAAGGCGTTATCGTTCTTCTGCATCGCGGCCATGAGCATAGCGGACGTGTGAGCCATCTCGTGGATGAGCTCGGGCTTGATGATTATGCATTCTATGCCTGGGACGCACGCGGCCACGGAAATTCTCCGGGCGTGCGCGGCTTTTCGCCGTCCTTTGGCGCTTCGATCCGCGATCTCGATAGTTTCGTTGCCCATATCCGCAATGAAACCGGCGTAAGAAACGAAGACGTGGCGCTTATTGCGCAGAGCGTTGGCGCCGTTCTGGCGAGCGCATGGGTGCATGACTATGCGCCCAATATCCGTGCGCTGGTCATGGCCTCCCCAGCCTTCGACATTAAGCTTTATGTGCCTTTCGCCAAAGAGGGCATCGCGCTCTGGCAGAAACTCAAAGGCACGTTCTTCGTCAATTCCTACGTCAAACCGCAGTTTTTGACCCATGATCGGGAGCGCATTGAATCCTATCGCACTGATCCGCTGATTACACGGCCGATCGCCTCGCATATTCTGCTTCAGCTTTATGAGGCGGCAAAGCGCGTGGTGGATGATGCGCGGGCGATTACCGTTCCGACACAACTACTCATTTCCGGCAGCGATTTTGTCGTGCGGCCAACTCCACAGCATCGCTTTTTTGAGAACCTCGGCAGCCGCATTAAAGAGCGCCATGTGCTCAAAGGTTTTTACCATGACACGCTGGGTGAACGGGATCGCAAACCGGCACTCGCGCTGATCCATGATTTCATCGAGGCCCGTTTTGCGGAGGCACCACAACGCGCCGATCTGACGGAAGCGCATATTGCAGGCCATACGCGCGATGAGGCTGACAGACTATCAAGTCCGCTACCGCTGCTTTCACCGCGCGGGCTTTACTGGACATCGACGCGCGCCTCTATCGGCTTCGGCTCGCTTTTGTCCGAAGGTCTGAAAGTTGGTCGTCGTACCGGTTTCGATTCAGGTTCCACGCTCGATTATGTCTATGAGAATGAAGCGCGGGGCTTGGGGCCCGGCGGCAAGCTCATCGACAAGCAGTTTCTGGAAGCCATCGGCTGGCGCGGCATTCGCCAGCGCAAAGTGCATCTTGAGGAACTGATCAGACACGCCATCAGGCGGCTGGAAAGCGAAGGTCGATCAACCAATATCGTCGATATTGCCTGTGGGCATGGCCGTTATGTGATTGATGCGGTGGTGCGGGCGGGCGAATTGCCAAACAGCATTCATCTTCGTGATTACTCGCCGATCAATGTGCTGGCTGGACGCAAGCTCATCAAGGATCGTGGTCTTGAAGCAATCGCTCATATGGAAGAAGGCGATGCCTTTGACGAGGAAAGCCTTGCAAGCATCACGCCGCAACCAGACCTTGCGATTGTGTCCGGGCTTTATGAGCTTTTCCCGGACAATGCGCTCATTAACCGGTCGCTTTCAGGCCTCGCTCGTGTGCAGCAGCCGGGCTCACTGCTCATTTACACCAACCAGCCATGGCATCCGCAGCTTGAAATGATCGCGCGTGCGCTCACGTCACATCGCGGCGGACAGGCATGGGTGATGCGCCGCCGTACACAGGGCGAAATGGATCAGCTTGTCGAAAAGGCTGGATATCGCAAAATCGAACAGCGCACCGATCAATGGGGAATCTTTACTGTATCGATTGCCGAACGCATCGGAGACGACGCAGCGTGA
- a CDS encoding CDP-alcohol phosphatidyltransferase family protein, whose product MSVYQLKSRFQILLRPLVVQLAAKGVTANQVTIAAALGSIALGAFLGLNGNPIWFALVPVWLFLRMALNAVDGMLAREHGQKSVLGAYLNEIGDVISDAALYAPFAIIAPFSALWIFAIIFIATLTEFVGVTAASLGSSRRYDGPMGKSDRAVVFGVLGAWIAIDGALPQWMFWVQPVFCLLLILTVVKRIRNALLEPR is encoded by the coding sequence ATGTCTGTTTATCAACTTAAGTCCCGTTTCCAGATCTTGTTGAGACCTCTTGTCGTACAGCTTGCTGCAAAAGGTGTGACGGCCAATCAGGTCACGATTGCAGCCGCACTGGGCTCGATCGCTCTTGGTGCCTTTCTTGGCCTGAACGGGAATCCGATCTGGTTTGCGCTTGTGCCAGTCTGGCTGTTTCTTCGCATGGCGCTCAATGCGGTTGATGGTATGCTGGCGCGCGAACACGGTCAAAAATCCGTGCTGGGTGCCTATCTCAACGAGATCGGCGATGTGATTTCCGACGCAGCGCTCTATGCGCCTTTTGCGATCATCGCGCCGTTTTCGGCGCTCTGGATCTTCGCGATTATCTTCATTGCCACGCTGACTGAGTTTGTCGGCGTCACGGCAGCCTCGCTCGGATCAAGCCGCCGTTACGACGGTCCAATGGGCAAGAGCGACCGCGCTGTGGTTTTCGGCGTACTTGGCGCGTGGATCGCCATCGATGGGGCCTTGCCACAATGGATGTTTTGGGTGCAGCCAGTCTTTTGTCTGCTGTTGATACTCACTGTCGTAAAGCGAATACGTAATGCTCTTCTTGAACCGCGATAG